The Caretta caretta isolate rCarCar2 chromosome 10, rCarCar1.hap1, whole genome shotgun sequence genome has a window encoding:
- the TOP3A gene encoding DNA topoisomerase 3-alpha isoform X2 yields MNFQARLFARCGVRLLSQSWSLFSQAAEDMTFRKIQKVLCVAEKNDAARGIADILSNSRMRRREGFSKFNKIYEYDYHMFGQNVTVAMTSVSGHLLAHDFKMPFRKWHSCNPLVLFEAEIEKYCPENFVDIKKTLEREAQQCQALVIWTDCDREGENIGFEIIHVCKAVKPSLQVFRARFSEITPRAIRGACENLVQPDQNISDAVDVRQELDLRIGAAFTRFQTLRLQKLFPDVLAEQLISYGSCQFPTLGFVVERFKAIQAFVPEAFYKIKVAHEHEDGMVDFNWKRNRLFNHTACLVLYHMCMEDPVATVVEIGSKPKSKWRPLALDTVELEKLASRKLKINAKETMKIAEKLYTQGYISYPRTETNIFPKDLNLTSLVQQQTQDPNWGAFAQGILDRGGPTPRNGTKSDQAHPPIHPTKYTCNLQDAKGQETTVEIDIANERFVAHGLMILARNYLDVYPYEKWSDKVLPVYERGSRFQPTTVEMVDGETSPPQLLTEADLISLMEKHGIGTDATHAEHIETIKSRMYVGLTPDQRFLPGHLGMGLVEGYDSMGYEMSKPDLRAELEADLKLICEGKKDKFVVLRQQIEKYQKVFTEAMAKANKLDQALSQYFGEVRALEQQEEIYPAMPVSIRKCPQCNSDMVLKSKKNGGFYLGCMNYPNCKAAVWFPESVLEVSKDDSVCAVCKPHPVHRLKFKFKRGSVPPLLPLEFVGCIGGCDEMLREILDLKYLQGPSRPVQSVNRPANYLQVNQSLNRMASYENGHMRPTTNPGVARAPRAASHPAPAAAENNAVVCNCREEAALLTVRKEGPNQGRQFYKCSAGSCNFFLWADQQSDDGNSVTHRSFAAPPDSLGERPPGSFRSLGGGRGLGRYGSNGFDSGGGGSGTMCKCDQPAITRTVQKEGPNKGRQFHTCPKPREQQCGFFQWVDENVAPGTAGAFSSNQFRSDGHLRGSGSKAKRPSNLSSEKGPTPKRQRTCGICHQLGHTRKTCPQDH; encoded by the exons AGAGAAGGGTTTTCCAAATTCAACAAGATCTATGAATATGACTATCATATGTTTGGCCAG AATGTTACTGTGGCGATGACCTCTGTTTCGGGACATTTACTGGCTCATGACTTTAAGATGCCATTTCGCAAATG GCATAGCTGCAACCCACTTGTACTCTTTGAAGCTGAAATTGAGAAATACTGCCCTGAAAACTTTGTGGATATTAAG AAAACCCTAGAACGAGAAGCCCAGCAGTGCCAGGCTCTGGTGATCTGGACCGACTGCGATCGAGAAGGAGAGAACATTGGTTTTGAAATAATCCATGTTTGCAAAGCTG TGAAGCCAAGCCTTCAGGTGTTCCGAGCCCGCTTTTCCGAGATCACTCCTCGTGCCATAAGAGGAGCCTGCGAGAACCTCGTCCAACCTGATCAGAACATTAGTGATGCTGTGGATGTCAGACAGGAGCTGGACCTTAGGATAG gtgcTGCCTTCACCAGATTCCAGACCTTGAGGCTCCAGAAGCTCTTCCCCGACGTTTTAGCTGAGCAGTtgatcagctatggtagctgtcAGTTCCCAACTCTGGGATTTGTGGTAGAAAGATTTAAAGCCATCCAGGCCTTTGTTCCCGAGGCCTTCTATAAAATTAAAG TGGCCCATGAACATGAGGACGGCATGGTAGACTTCAACTGGAAGAGGAACCGACTCTTTAACCACACAGCATGCCTTGTCCTCTACCACATGTGTATGGAG GATCCAGTGGCCACTGTTGTCGAGATTGGGAGCAAACCGAAGAGCaaatggaggcccctggcactAGACACTGTG GAACTCGAGAAGCTGGCTTCCCGCAAGCTAAAAATAAATGCCAAAGAAACCATGAAAATAGCAGAAAAGCTCTACACTCAAGG gTACATAAGCTATCCCCGAACTGAGACCAACATTTTCCCCAAAGACCTAAACCTCACCTCTTTGGTGCAACAGCAGACCCAAGACCCCAACTGGGGAGCCTTTGCACAGGGGATTCTAGACCGGGGTGGGCCAACCCCTCGGAATGGGACCAAATCTGATCAGGCTCACCCTCCCATTCACCCCACTAAATATACATGTAACCTGCAG GATGCCAAGGGACAAGAAACAACTGTGGAGATTGACATTGCTAATGAGCGATTTGTTGCTCATGGACTAATGATCCTGGCCAGAAACTATCTGGATGTCTATCCTTATGAGAAGTGGAGTGACAAG GTTCTCCCAGTGTATGAGAGAGGGTCTCGCTTTCAGCCCACCACAGTCGAGATGGTGGATGGGGAGACCAGCCCACCCCAACTCCTCACGGAAGCTGATCTCATTTCACTCATGGAGAAACATGGCATCG GGACTGATGCCACTCACGCCGAGCACATCGAGACCATCAAGTCACGGATGTACGTGGGGCTTACTCCAGATCAGAGGTTCCTTCCGGGGCACCTGGGCATGGGGCTGGTAGAAG GCTACGATTCCATGGGCTACGAGATGTCAAAACCTGACCTTCGTGCTGAGCTGGAGGCTGATCTGAAGCTGATTTGTGAGGGGAAGAAGGACAAATTTGTGGTGCTGAGGCAGCAGATTGAGAAGTACCAGAAAGTCTTCACTGAAGCCATGGCCAAAGCCAACAA GTTGGATCAGGCTTTATCTCAGTATTTCGGAGAAGTAAGGGCACTTGAGCAGCAAGAGGAGATCTACCCAGCAATGCCCGTTTCCATTCGGAAATGTCCACAGTGCAACAGTGACATGGTCCTGAAGAGCAAGAAGAATGGCGG CTTTTATCTGGGCTGCATGAACTATCCTAACTGTAAAGCAGCTGTGTGGTTTCCTGAATCTGTGCTGGAAGTCAGCAAGGATGACAGTGTTTGCGCTGTGTGTAAACCCCATCCGGTTCATAG gctgaaatttaaGTTCAAGCGAGGTAGTGTTCCACCCCTGCTGCCACTGGAATTTGTTGGCTGTATTGGAGGTTGCGATGAGATGTTGAGAGAGATCTTGGACCTGAAATATTTACAAGGACCATCCAGACCGGTACAGTCAGTCAACCGGCCAGCTAACTACCTACAAGTCAACCAGTCCCTTAACCGCATGGCCAGCTATGAGAATGGTCACATGAGGCCTACCACAAACCCTGGTGTAGCAAGGGCACCCAGAGCTGCTAGTcatccagctcctgctgctgctgagaacAATGCAGTGGTGTGCAACTGTAGGGAGGAGGCAGCATTGCTCACGGTGCGTAAAGAAGGGCCCAACCAGGGCAGGCAGTTCTATAAATGCAGTGCCGGCAGCTGCAACTTCTTCCTCTGGGCCGATCAACAATCAGATGATGGAAACAGCGTAACCCACAGGAGCTTTGCTGCACCCCCCGATTCCTTGGGTGAAAGGCCTCCAGGAAGCTTCAGGAGccttggaggaggaagaggtctGGGCCGCTATGGAAGCAATGGTTTTGACTCgggaggagggggcagtggcACGATGTGTAAGTGCGATCAGCCGGCCATCACACGCACAGTCCAAAAGGAGGGACCCAATAAAGGGCGTCAGTTCCACACCTGCCCAAAGCCGAGAGAGCAGCAGTGCGGCTTCTTCCAGTGGGTGGATGAAAACGTGGCCCCAG gaaCTGCTGGAGCCTTCTCTTCAAACCAATTCAGGAGCGACGGGCACTTAAGAGGGTCAGGAAGCAAAGCTAAAAGACCAAGTAATCTCTCTTCTGAAAAAGGACCTACTCCCAAGAGACAACGGACCTGTGGCATTTGCCACCAGCTTGGTCACACCAGGAAGACATGTCCTCAGGACCACTGA
- the TOP3A gene encoding DNA topoisomerase 3-alpha isoform X1 produces the protein MNFQARLFARCGVRLLSQSWSLFSQAAEDMTFRKIQKVLCVAEKNDAARGIADILSNSRMRRREGFSKFNKIYEYDYHMFGQNVTVAMTSVSGHLLAHDFKMPFRKWHSCNPLVLFEAEIEKYCPENFVDIKKTLEREAQQCQALVIWTDCDREGENIGFEIIHVCKAVKPSLQVFRARFSEITPRAIRGACENLVQPDQNISDAVDVRQELDLRIGAAFTRFQTLRLQKLFPDVLAEQLISYGSCQFPTLGFVVERFKAIQAFVPEAFYKIKVAHEHEDGMVDFNWKRNRLFNHTACLVLYHMCMEDPVATVVEIGSKPKSKWRPLALDTVELEKLASRKLKINAKETMKIAEKLYTQGYISYPRTETNIFPKDLNLTSLVQQQTQDPNWGAFAQGILDRGGPTPRNGTKSDQAHPPIHPTKYTCNLQGNEQRLYEFIVRHFLACCSQDAKGQETTVEIDIANERFVAHGLMILARNYLDVYPYEKWSDKVLPVYERGSRFQPTTVEMVDGETSPPQLLTEADLISLMEKHGIGTDATHAEHIETIKSRMYVGLTPDQRFLPGHLGMGLVEGYDSMGYEMSKPDLRAELEADLKLICEGKKDKFVVLRQQIEKYQKVFTEAMAKANKLDQALSQYFGEVRALEQQEEIYPAMPVSIRKCPQCNSDMVLKSKKNGGFYLGCMNYPNCKAAVWFPESVLEVSKDDSVCAVCKPHPVHRLKFKFKRGSVPPLLPLEFVGCIGGCDEMLREILDLKYLQGPSRPVQSVNRPANYLQVNQSLNRMASYENGHMRPTTNPGVARAPRAASHPAPAAAENNAVVCNCREEAALLTVRKEGPNQGRQFYKCSAGSCNFFLWADQQSDDGNSVTHRSFAAPPDSLGERPPGSFRSLGGGRGLGRYGSNGFDSGGGGSGTMCKCDQPAITRTVQKEGPNKGRQFHTCPKPREQQCGFFQWVDENVAPGTAGAFSSNQFRSDGHLRGSGSKAKRPSNLSSEKGPTPKRQRTCGICHQLGHTRKTCPQDH, from the exons AGAGAAGGGTTTTCCAAATTCAACAAGATCTATGAATATGACTATCATATGTTTGGCCAG AATGTTACTGTGGCGATGACCTCTGTTTCGGGACATTTACTGGCTCATGACTTTAAGATGCCATTTCGCAAATG GCATAGCTGCAACCCACTTGTACTCTTTGAAGCTGAAATTGAGAAATACTGCCCTGAAAACTTTGTGGATATTAAG AAAACCCTAGAACGAGAAGCCCAGCAGTGCCAGGCTCTGGTGATCTGGACCGACTGCGATCGAGAAGGAGAGAACATTGGTTTTGAAATAATCCATGTTTGCAAAGCTG TGAAGCCAAGCCTTCAGGTGTTCCGAGCCCGCTTTTCCGAGATCACTCCTCGTGCCATAAGAGGAGCCTGCGAGAACCTCGTCCAACCTGATCAGAACATTAGTGATGCTGTGGATGTCAGACAGGAGCTGGACCTTAGGATAG gtgcTGCCTTCACCAGATTCCAGACCTTGAGGCTCCAGAAGCTCTTCCCCGACGTTTTAGCTGAGCAGTtgatcagctatggtagctgtcAGTTCCCAACTCTGGGATTTGTGGTAGAAAGATTTAAAGCCATCCAGGCCTTTGTTCCCGAGGCCTTCTATAAAATTAAAG TGGCCCATGAACATGAGGACGGCATGGTAGACTTCAACTGGAAGAGGAACCGACTCTTTAACCACACAGCATGCCTTGTCCTCTACCACATGTGTATGGAG GATCCAGTGGCCACTGTTGTCGAGATTGGGAGCAAACCGAAGAGCaaatggaggcccctggcactAGACACTGTG GAACTCGAGAAGCTGGCTTCCCGCAAGCTAAAAATAAATGCCAAAGAAACCATGAAAATAGCAGAAAAGCTCTACACTCAAGG gTACATAAGCTATCCCCGAACTGAGACCAACATTTTCCCCAAAGACCTAAACCTCACCTCTTTGGTGCAACAGCAGACCCAAGACCCCAACTGGGGAGCCTTTGCACAGGGGATTCTAGACCGGGGTGGGCCAACCCCTCGGAATGGGACCAAATCTGATCAGGCTCACCCTCCCATTCACCCCACTAAATATACATGTAACCTGCAG GGGAATGAACAGCGACTGTATGAATTCATTGTGCGTCACTTTTTGGCTTGCTGCTCTCAGGATGCCAAGGGACAAGAAACAACTGTGGAGATTGACATTGCTAATGAGCGATTTGTTGCTCATGGACTAATGATCCTGGCCAGAAACTATCTGGATGTCTATCCTTATGAGAAGTGGAGTGACAAG GTTCTCCCAGTGTATGAGAGAGGGTCTCGCTTTCAGCCCACCACAGTCGAGATGGTGGATGGGGAGACCAGCCCACCCCAACTCCTCACGGAAGCTGATCTCATTTCACTCATGGAGAAACATGGCATCG GGACTGATGCCACTCACGCCGAGCACATCGAGACCATCAAGTCACGGATGTACGTGGGGCTTACTCCAGATCAGAGGTTCCTTCCGGGGCACCTGGGCATGGGGCTGGTAGAAG GCTACGATTCCATGGGCTACGAGATGTCAAAACCTGACCTTCGTGCTGAGCTGGAGGCTGATCTGAAGCTGATTTGTGAGGGGAAGAAGGACAAATTTGTGGTGCTGAGGCAGCAGATTGAGAAGTACCAGAAAGTCTTCACTGAAGCCATGGCCAAAGCCAACAA GTTGGATCAGGCTTTATCTCAGTATTTCGGAGAAGTAAGGGCACTTGAGCAGCAAGAGGAGATCTACCCAGCAATGCCCGTTTCCATTCGGAAATGTCCACAGTGCAACAGTGACATGGTCCTGAAGAGCAAGAAGAATGGCGG CTTTTATCTGGGCTGCATGAACTATCCTAACTGTAAAGCAGCTGTGTGGTTTCCTGAATCTGTGCTGGAAGTCAGCAAGGATGACAGTGTTTGCGCTGTGTGTAAACCCCATCCGGTTCATAG gctgaaatttaaGTTCAAGCGAGGTAGTGTTCCACCCCTGCTGCCACTGGAATTTGTTGGCTGTATTGGAGGTTGCGATGAGATGTTGAGAGAGATCTTGGACCTGAAATATTTACAAGGACCATCCAGACCGGTACAGTCAGTCAACCGGCCAGCTAACTACCTACAAGTCAACCAGTCCCTTAACCGCATGGCCAGCTATGAGAATGGTCACATGAGGCCTACCACAAACCCTGGTGTAGCAAGGGCACCCAGAGCTGCTAGTcatccagctcctgctgctgctgagaacAATGCAGTGGTGTGCAACTGTAGGGAGGAGGCAGCATTGCTCACGGTGCGTAAAGAAGGGCCCAACCAGGGCAGGCAGTTCTATAAATGCAGTGCCGGCAGCTGCAACTTCTTCCTCTGGGCCGATCAACAATCAGATGATGGAAACAGCGTAACCCACAGGAGCTTTGCTGCACCCCCCGATTCCTTGGGTGAAAGGCCTCCAGGAAGCTTCAGGAGccttggaggaggaagaggtctGGGCCGCTATGGAAGCAATGGTTTTGACTCgggaggagggggcagtggcACGATGTGTAAGTGCGATCAGCCGGCCATCACACGCACAGTCCAAAAGGAGGGACCCAATAAAGGGCGTCAGTTCCACACCTGCCCAAAGCCGAGAGAGCAGCAGTGCGGCTTCTTCCAGTGGGTGGATGAAAACGTGGCCCCAG gaaCTGCTGGAGCCTTCTCTTCAAACCAATTCAGGAGCGACGGGCACTTAAGAGGGTCAGGAAGCAAAGCTAAAAGACCAAGTAATCTCTCTTCTGAAAAAGGACCTACTCCCAAGAGACAACGGACCTGTGGCATTTGCCACCAGCTTGGTCACACCAGGAAGACATGTCCTCAGGACCACTGA
- the MIEF2 gene encoding mitochondrial dynamics protein MID49 has product MAELVHKRGKRRDDNGLGSAVDFLLANARLVLGVGGAAVLAIATLVVKRLIDRATSSPDEDDAKAEQKSIEESWQDLSLIKAVPKPPKKQSRADLSKSLLSPSATLPAQAAEPHGHPTSPETPQEESRTLLCLTFQEKLLSYYRNHVTIPETDVALGKQLAKDICIELQSFLQNKCPELPFGSMFLSGSLCDDLQVVAADHVCFMLPLVFETTLWSLIPGEDTIVQDPQFWMIRRTDLEYFPRGSSPWDRFIVGGYLSSNVLNEVLHKMLVASVNWPAIGSMLECLIRPVVASEELKLEVTHYETQLNITLCPVTEAGDKVLLAMPPKGLVGNLWRQSFYRSEVSKLKDLDAADSGARRCCLKILKGVCKNHPFLSKLTGSHLTHVLLHLSEAESDWAEEALAARFQHVLESLVGYLETGFLPCYFNSQINLFCELLEEEIDEMGYALYSAVSQPDLLLQECVDK; this is encoded by the exons ATGGCTGAGCTGGTTCATAAaagggggaagaggcgggacgACAACGGGCTGGGCAGTGCTGTTGACTTCCTGTTGGCCAACGCCaggctggtgcttggggtggggggtgctgctgTGCTGGCCATCGCAACTCTGGTGGTGAAACGG CTGATAGACCGAGCCACCAGCTCGCCCGACGAGGACGATGCTAAGGCAGAGCAGAAGTCCATCGAGGAGAGCTGGCAAGATCTGAGCTTGATTAAGGCGGTGCCAAAGCCTCCAAAGAAGCAAAGCCGGGCAGATCTTAGCAAGTCTCTGCTGTCCCCATCTGCGACCCTTCCTGCCCAAG CCGCTGAGCCTCATGGCCATCCCACCTCCCCGGAGACTCCCCAAGAAGAATCCAGGACTCTGCTTTGTCTCACGTTCCAGGAGAAACTCCTCTCTTACTACAGAAACCATGTCACCATCCCAGAGACGGACGTGGCCCTGGGTAAGCAGCTGGCAAAGGACATCTGCATTGaactgcagagcttcctgcaaaaCAAGTGCCCAGAACTGCCCTTCGGCAGCATGTTCCTCAGTGGTTCCCTCTGCGACGACCTCCAGGTTGTTGCTGCTGACCATGTCTGCTTCATGCTGCCCTTGGTATTTGAAACCACGCTCTGGAGCCTCATCCCAGGCGAGGACACCATTGTACAAGACCCCCAGTTCTGGATGATCAGGCGGACTGACCTGGAGTACTTCCCTCGTGGGAGCAGCCCTTGGGACAGATTCATAGTAGGCGGGTACCTCTCCTCCAACGTGCTCAATGAGGTGCTTCATAAAATGCTGGTGGCCTCCGTCAACTGGCCTGCCATCGGCAGCATGTTGGAGTGCCTCATCAGACCCGTGGTGGCTTCTGAGGAGCTGAAGTTGGAGGTTACGCATTACGAGACCCAGCTGAACATAACCCTCTGCCCAGTGACAGAAGCTGGGGATAAGGTTCTTCTTGCCATGCCTCCAAAAGGACTCGTGGGAAACCTCTGGCGACAAAGCTTTTATAGGTCTGAGGTCTCCAAGCTTAAAGATCtggatgctgcagactctggagCCAGGCGGTGCTGCCTCAAAATCCTAAAAGGCGTCTGTAAAAACCATCCCTTCTTGAGCAAACTGACTGGCAGCCACCTGACTCATGTCCTTCTCCACCTGAGTGAAGCTGAATCAGactgggcagaggaagccctGGCTGCGAGGTTCCAGCACGTGCTCGAATCGTTGGTTGGCTACCTGGAGACAGGCTTCCTCCCCTGCTATTTCAACAGTCAGATTAACTTGTTCTGCGAGCTGCTGGAAGAGGAGATAGATGAGATGGGGTATGCACTCTACAGTGCTGTATCTCAGCCAGACCTCTTGTTGCAGGAATGTGTCGATAAATGA